The genomic region ttttaaaaaaaaaaaaaaagaaagattgaaaaaaattaactaaatatttacaccaacaaagaaattaataaaaatgaatcaaaatattCCTGAAAGatgacataaaaaaagaaaacaatgaaataaacataaaataaactaGGCAAACTTTTGGCAAGTAAGGTCAAAAGGCACAACTAAATAAAGCTGAGAACGAAACGCAGGTGATAGTAATTCAGCTTCACAAGAGAGTTTCAGACGATGAGAGAGTATTTCCACAGTGTTATAACAATGAATCTGGAAACTTGGATGAAATGGATAATATTCCGGGTACTGGCTTCCACATTTGAATGTGCATCAGcgtcacctggagggcttgttaagtCAGACTGCCGAGTCCCACCCCAGCTTCTGAGCCCGTGGTTCTGGGCCGGGGTCCAAGACTGTGCATTACTAACGAACCCCTAGGCAAGGTCGCTGCTattgctgctggtccagggacgcATTTTGAGGACCACTGTCCCAGGGCTTATAACTGCCCCGTTTGCTCCCCTGCCAGACAGCTCTGCCCTGTCTGGATTGGGAAAGGGGGTCTGTGACTGTTGGCCCGAAGTGCCCACTGCTGGGTGACGGAAACCTAGGGTCTCAGAAAGCCATGCCCGTGCAAGTGAGGTGGAGCCCTGTCCCCGCCAGGCGCTGTGCTGAATGCTTCCACCCGGAAGAGTTTATGTAATCCCAGGACGCTGGTATCTTTGCTTTATCAGACAGggaaacagagacacaaagaggtGGGAATCCAATTCCTCCGCACTGAGCCACTCTCCGTGCCCTGGGAGTAATGTCCATGTCACACCTTCCTCCTGAATTCTGTGCCCACATTCTGCCCTGTGGGGTGGGCCTCCTATCCCAATTTAACAGACCAGCAAGTGGCAAGGACAGGACAGGCCTGGGACCCAGGGCTCTGGAAGCCAGAAGGACAGTGGAACTAGTGAGGCACCAACACCAGCCCCCGAGTGGGATGGCTGGAGTCCCACGagctctctgaccctcagttccCTCATTGGGTAGACACTGCGGTCAGTAACAGTCCTCTCCTCACAGGATCCTTGTGAGGGACAAGTAAGCGCCACTTCCTGCCTGGCACACACCAAGTCCTCAGCCTGCAGTGGCCGTGCTGCTGTCCTTGAAGTATTCTTATCCAACTGCCTGTTTCTACCAGGCTCCTCCACCGACCCCATCCCACTACTTCTCTCAGCCCCCTGGGGGTAGCTGCTACCCTTTCTGTCTCACAAATAAGGAAAGTGAGGCTTCAGCAGGGGCAGTGAGGGACCAAACAGCTCCCGGACAACCAGTGGCAGAGCCCGGATTGGAAGCGGAGGCCCCCAGCTCCAGAGCAATGGTTTCCACTCCAGATGAGGGATTCTGCCTGCGGAGGGAGCGGATGAGGCCCAGCCCAGGCTGCACTCCTCACCCCTCACTGTTCAGCagcctccttctccccacccagCAGTGAGGTTCCGCAAGGGCcagagacttgcccaaggtcacacagccgaTAGTAACCTAACTCAGAGACCCAGGCCTTAAGATTGCAAATCCTGTAGCCTCTCGTTTGCAGATTATTAAGAAGAAACCCCAACATGCTTCCTCCTCCGCTTCCTGGTTTTCTGAGACTGAGCCCACGGGAGACAAATACATCCTTCTCTCCAAGATGCGGAGCCTccgcaaagaaaataaaactgcaaacaaatgaacaagaatCATAACATTCATCCATCAACCAtcacgctggggggggggggggttggggggaacaGCCGCTGGATGTCCAGTGTGCAGGCCCTAAGCCCTGGGCTCACGACAGTCCCCCAATGCACGCACTGCCTTCTTTACAAATAAGACTGAAGCCTAAAGAAAAGACACGGActcacttgctcaaggtcactcagctaggAAGTGACGGACCCCAATTAAAACTCATGTCTGGCCGACCGCACATCCGACCTCTAGGCACCTCCGCAAGGCGGGGGCCGTGAGTTAGAGGCCTGGCTAGGGGGTGAAGCAGTCGGTTTGCACCTGGCGATTTAAGAACTAGCGGGTAGAAAACTATTCTGTGTGTCTCCCCCAGGGAGTGGGGTGACCGCCCCGCGTGCCGTCCCGTCCACAGTGTGCCCCTCGGCCTGCACGGACAGACCCCGAGGGCGCGAGCAAAGCAGGGAGCGTTTCCAGCGCCCAGGCGGCACTGGAGCGAGAGGAACTCGCTGCTCTTTACCCAAAGAAATACCGCTCTTTGCTCTAAATATGAACCATCCTCGCCCTTGTCCTTTGGGAACCCTAGGTTTCCACACCAGCCGCGCCAACGAGCGGGTCCCACGAGCGACCAACAATCCCGTTATCTTGCTACGAATTTCGAGGGGCCGGATCCCCGCTCCCCACTGGGCAACCCCAGGTCCCTAGCCCAGCCGGGCCTGGCACGCGTGGGCACCTGTGAGTCACTCGTCGGTACGCCTGGCGGGAGCCAGGGAGTGTCTCCAAAGTGGTCGCGACGCCGCGGCCGAAGGCCAGGCGGGGCTGCATTCTGCCCACGCGGGTCGGTGTCCTCTGGAACGCGGAGCACGCTGCGGTACTCGCGTCACCCCTCGCGCCAGGAGCGCGGAGCTTGCGTCCTGGAGCGCGCCCCTTTCGTTGCTCCTGTAGCGCTGGAGTGTCCGAGACGCTTCCGCGTATCTGCAGGGTCGTTCCGGGGTGGCAACGCCATTGCAATCGAAAGGATTCTTAGGGTTTGGTTTAtgctcagataaaaaaaaaaatttggaagaaaacGAAAACCCCCTCATCAAAGGAGAATTTCACTAGCAGAGCATCCTGACAGGCCCCGCACGGCGGCGGGGAAGCGGCCCAGACCCGGCGGAGCGGGGAGCGTCTGCTAATTGCAGCTTCGTTAGATTTCGGATTTGGGAGGCTGCGGTTCGGGCGCTAATATCCGCCGCCCATTATCCAGGCTAATAAATTTGACCTATTGTTCGTTTGTTAAAATGATGTCACCTTGGAACAGTCCCTAAGCTCCTATTTCCATGAATTAGGCCTTTATTGAAAGCCGGGAGCCAATGGGAGGAGAGAGGCTTGTTGATCGCAGCCAATGGCTGCGGCGGGAGAGGAATTAGCAGCGGAAACTCCAGGTTCGGTTCAAGAAAGATGACACAGAGCCTGTCGGGCCCGCGCACTCTTGGCAAAGTTTCAGTGCGAGGAGAGGCGCCGGGCGCTCCATGGCCGCGCCGTAACGGGGACCCAGCCGCCTccccgcccagcccagcccttccGCCCGCCCAGGATGGAGGCGCCCGCCAGCGCGCAGACCCCGCACCCGCATGAGCCCATCAGCTTCGGCATCGACCAGATCCTCAACAGCCCGGACCAGGACAGCGCACCGGCCCCGAGGGGCCCCGACGGCGCCAGCTACCTGGGAGGGCCCCCGGGGGGCCGTCCGGGCGCCACATACCCGTCTCTGCCCGCCTCCTTTGCCAGCCTCGGCGCGCCCTTCGAGGACGCGGGATCTTACAGTGTCAACTTGAGCCTGGCGCCCGCCGGCGTGATCCGGGTGCCAGCGCACAGGCCGTTGCCCGGAGCCGTGCCGCCGCCTCTGCCTAGCGCACTGCCCGCCATGCCCTCCGTGCCCGCGGTCTCCAGCCTGGGCGGCCTCAATTTCCCCTGGATGGAGAGCAGCCGCCGCTTCGTGAAAGATCGCTTCACAGGTGAGCAGGGCGGGCGAACAGTTGCTGGGCCTCGGCCCTCCCGGGGCCAGAGGCGCCACGCCCTATGTGCTCCACTCCGGGAAGCAATTCCGGAGGCCCAAGCGCGGCGGAGGCCTCAGTGCCCGGTGCCCCGGACAACCGCAGGGGGGAGGAAAATCAGGGAGTTCGGGGAAATAAACCTCTGCCCAGGGAATAGGGGGGCATCTCCCAAGCGGCTTGGTGCCGCTGGGTACGCAAGGGACCAACGAAATAGCTGAGCGTTCTGCGCCCCACCGGGCGGCACGGGGTCTTCATGGGCCCTGAACGGCAGTGGAGCCGGGctgggcctcagggggcctcGTGTGTCTCCGCAGCGGCGGCGGCGCTCACGCCCTTCACGGTGACCCGGCGCATCGGCCACCCCTATCAGAACAGGACGCCGCCCAAGCGTAAGAAGCCGCGCACATCCTTTTCCCGGGTGCAGATCTGTGAGCTGGAGAAGCGCTTCCACCGCCAGAAGTACCTGGCCTCCGCCGAGAGGGCGGCGCTCGCCAAGTCCCTCAAAATGACGGACGCGCAGGTCAAGACCTGGTTCCAAAACCGGAGGACCAAGTGGCGGTGAGCGAGGCCCAGCCTGGCCCACCCTGGGCCCGCCCTCAACCCGCCCCACGCCGCAGCTCGCTCTCTGCCCATCCGGCGCGACCCCTACCCCGCCTGCCCGGCCAGGGCCGCgcgtctcccccacccctttccccgcACCTTCGTCCCAGTAAAACCTTCCCAGGTtttactctcccttctctccttcctgtcagCCTGTGTTTCCGTCCCCACTCTCTCGAGCCTCGGCTTCTCCTCCATAGCCATTCCTATGTTGTTGCTCTCTTGCTCCTCTCCAACTCTCTCCGCGTCTTATTGCATCTCTTTCGCTCGCTCGCTCGCCTTCCTCTCACCTGCCTattccccaacccccctccctcacccccggGGGCTCCTCgcaccccccttctccctcctgctgGTCTTCTCGGATTTCCAACCATCGCGTGGGCTCCGGCTTCC from Saccopteryx leptura isolate mSacLep1 chromosome 6, mSacLep1_pri_phased_curated, whole genome shotgun sequence harbors:
- the TLX3 gene encoding T-cell leukemia homeobox protein 3; the protein is MEAPASAQTPHPHEPISFGIDQILNSPDQDSAPAPRGPDGASYLGGPPGGRPGATYPSLPASFASLGAPFEDAGSYSVNLSLAPAGVIRVPAHRPLPGAVPPPLPSALPAMPSVPAVSSLGGLNFPWMESSRRFVKDRFTAAAALTPFTVTRRIGHPYQNRTPPKRKKPRTSFSRVQICELEKRFHRQKYLASAERAALAKSLKMTDAQVKTWFQNRRTKWRRQTAEEREAERQQASRLMLQLQHDAFQKSLNDSIQPDPLCLHNSSLFALQNLQPWEEDSSKVPAVTSLV